From the genome of Ziziphus jujuba cultivar Dongzao chromosome 4, ASM3175591v1:
AACTATCAACAAGCTTCTCAACTGCAACTTTACTAACATCACGACGAACTCCAATGTCAGAAACTAATCTACTAACGCAGTATATACCATAACCCACAGCTGCCAGACCAGAAAAACTAGTAGTCAGGAATCGAAGAGGTGAAGAAATTACAGCACTAGCGGCAGCCAAAATGGAGCATGCCTGCCCACTCCTGCCAATACTAATACTAGTGAATACTAGCAGGCCAGTTTTGCAATAAATTGCAAAGTCTTCacaattgtttttgaaaatgtgGTAAACACCAAAGCCATTCTCAAGGAGGAAAAATGCACGATGCAGGACATCTTCAGGTGGATCGGAAGAGGCAAGTGTACAGGTACCACCTCGAGGTTTGGCAAGGAATACAGCTGGATTAACACCATATTCAAAGAGATAAAGATCTCCACCAGAAAGAAAACAATCTATGCAGGAAGAAAGCACACCATCAAGCCTTGATTGATCACCACATATTGGACAGGGATTGTCTGAAGAATGGGATGGAGACGAGCTGAATATAATACGATCTAACACAGTCCCTGTGCCAATTTCCTGGCCTGCTCCTCGAGTGAAGTGGATCACCTTTCCATCACCGACATATATGCCTGGGGTCACATAGCAGACAAATAGGGGTTAGTACAAAAAAGACTATTATGCATTCAAGGACAGgggcacagagagagagagagagagagagagagagagagagagaaagaaagagaaagagaaagagagagagagagagaggggtgcAAAAGAGGAAACCTTCTCAAATGCATGTTCAAAAATTTACTTCTTGTTGTGCTTAATCGAATTATCAAACATAATCATCAACTTACTACTATGTTTTTAGCCTAAGTATAATAATCCCAAAATGGTAAGTTCAATTTAACTTGTCACACATTATCTGAAATGGAAGCATTTATTTCTAATATAGATGTTCCAAAGTCTTAGACTCTCTGGGCAGGGGCAGGGGCAGGTAGAATAATGGATACTCCTCATAATCTTATCCATAAGTTTCCTATTCCTACTTCTGTAGAATCTTTACTCTGCTCCAAGCCCACTTCAAATGATAGGCAGTTTGCTCTTTAAGAAATTGCTCTTGAAAATTATCTTAACAGGAAagtaataaaagaaacaaaaagcagTCATGCATATTCCTGGCTTAAATCTTTTTGTACTCCATGAATCCATGTCATTTAATCTCCATATCAAAGAAAACAACTTGTAATGCTCAAAGGATTGACTAGCAGAAGAATAACTTGTGCTCAAGTCTGAAACAAAAATTTGGACCAGCAAACAACCTAAGCAAAAACGGTATGCCACTCACCCACATCATATTAGTAAATGAAGGCAGGATATAACTCCTAGGAGTTTCTACTAATccatttgacaaaattaatatcTGTTTTGTTGGGGCACCTCCTAAAAGCAGAAAGTAATATGCATGTATAATGTAtaggaaaacaagaaaaaagaggggTGAGGGATTCAGATGTTAACATTCCCTTTTTAACTTGTTTCTGTCTTTCTGATGTCAAAAGATACAGACTCTACATGAAATGCGTAGAGAAGCTACTCTTGTCTCTATTATCTCAAAACAATGCAGTCATTAAAAGAATAGGAAAAGAATTCCAACCCCAGCTCGAGAATTCTAATCTCCTTTAATATAGATAAGTTCTTTTGACACCTCTATTCATATTTGTAGAGAGTGACGGTCAACTCAAGAGAGAAATACCATTTTTGACACCTCATGCAACATAGCCACAAAATATAATCTTTATATAGAGAAGCTCTAACGAATAGACAACCAAAGTCATTTTAAACAAATACAGAAAGGTTTTAGCAGTTTCTGATTTAAATAATGGCAAACTTTGTCCCTAAACAATAGTCACATATATAGGCATGTTCTTCCAAAAAGGACCGTAATATGCTACTGCCAGTAGCTACTTTTGACTAAATGTTATAGAAGTCACAACATGCAACTTTGCAAAGACCTAAAAGATAAACATCAAAATAATGGCGCTAAAAGAAAGGGGGGGAGAAATTCAAATGAAAAACTAATATAGCAATCTTTGCCAAAGCTAATCCCATTTGTCCCTAAATTTAACAATACCAACAACTTAGGATGATCAAACTTACGAAGCCAAAACCTTATAGTCTACCACAAATAAACTGAATCCTCAAGAATTGAGACAGatcaaaatggaaaaacaatACCCATAAAAGAATCTGTGTTAGACCCAATGATCGATACAGTTAACATCTAATTCTGctcatttaaaaaaacaacaaaatcaataaaaaaaaaattaaaaaataaaaaggagaaaaagaaaaacaaccatGATGGGCATAGATATAGGCCTGCCTCCATGAATATATATGATCCCCAGGCTTCAATTGCTCCCTCTGGATCTTATTCGAAAGCATTCCCATCTCCCACTTGGGCTTTCCTCTGCTTGTGTCTCTGTCTCTGCTCTGCAAATTTCttattttgggggaaaaaaaaattggataatttGAATACAACCCAGAGATTCGATCCCAGCAATGAATAAACTAAAAGAGACgtgagacagagacagagacagagagaagaGGAGAGGAGGGCAAATGGGAAATGGGAAATGAGAAATCTTTTCCTTCGTCTctaagtctctctctctctctccctctccacTCTTTCCTCTCCCTCTTGCTCTTCCTTTTCCGTTGCATTTGAGATTATTAATAAATGCTTTCAAACAATTTACCAACTGTTATGGAGGTTGCGTCATTTTTCCGAAAGAAATCagataatttgaaaaaaaaaaaaaaggaattaaatctttttttttttttaaataataattctgTTTCATTTCCCTGTGAGAGTGAAAATGACTACCGTGTTTTCTTTGTACGTATCTATAATTTTGTACAGAGGTAGTAAATTAACATTCGCGTGTTTCTTTTtacagtttgtttttttttatatatatatatattactgtttaaatttataaaaaatataaaattatttaatataatattatttatttatttataccatttcaaaattatatatctttcataaataattttttttttacaattttaaaataattatatacagttttataaaaattaatttcattaaaatatttttatttttttcttttttatttctagtTTTGAGTTAGAgttgatttttataatttgtttctcaattttttcaataacataaactgttatttatttaaa
Proteins encoded in this window:
- the LOC107415733 gene encoding protein LEAD-SENSITIVE 1-like — encoded protein: MGMLSNKIQREQLKPGDHIYSWRQAYIYAHHGIYVGDGKVIHFTRGAGQEIGTGTVLDRIIFSSSPSHSSDNPCPICGDQSRLDGVLSSCIDCFLSGGDLYLFEYGVNPAVFLAKPRGGTCTLASSDPPEDVLHRAFFLLENGFGVYHIFKNNCEDFAIYCKTGLLVFTSISIGRSGQACSILAAASAVISSPLRFLTTSFSGLAAVGYGIYCVSRLVSDIGVRRDVSKVAVEKLVDSSGLMSLAATETVKEE